From a single Chiloscyllium plagiosum isolate BGI_BamShark_2017 chromosome 27, ASM401019v2, whole genome shotgun sequence genomic region:
- the LOC122563590 gene encoding prolyl endopeptidase-like, translated as MSWPVFGNSLFKPAPTASPYPEGIMDQPELLAEILPTESRGLWKMFHHPTVAGQRMVDDYHGIKVPDPYAWLEDPNSEQTKAFVEAQNKLTMPFLEKCTVKNKLKERMTELFDYPKYGCPCRKGKRYFYFHNSGLQNQYVLYVQDSLDGEARVFLDPNKLSEDGTVALTMLAFSDDDEYLAYGLSKSGSDWITIKFLKVEGPEDLPDTLEKVKFSCLSWTHDGKGVFYNRYPEQDGSTDGTETTSNIHQKLYYHVLGTDQSEDILCAEFPDNPKWSGGAKVSDDGRYVGLYIRDGCQPKNQVWYCDLHLLPNGITGLLPWVKLIDNFDAEYSYITNEGPVFTFRTNLDAPRYRVLNINLEQPAPSQWKQLIPQHPKDVLDWATCVNYKYLVVDYLKDVKDILQLYDLATGTFLKDLPLDVGSIGGYSGRKKNTEIFYKFTSYLAPGIIYHCDLMKEILEPKVFREVEIKGFNFSEYQTVQVFYSSKDGTKIPMFIVHKKGIKRDGSHPVFLHGYGGFNHSLTPCYNVAYLIFVRHLGGILAVANIRGGGEYGENWYQAGILGKKQKGFDDFQCAAEYLIQEGYTCKEKLTINGGSNGGLLVGACVNQRPDLFGCAVVEVGVMDMLKFHKYTIGHAWTSDYGSSDNKEQFDWLIKYSPLHNVKVPEGGVQYPAMLLLTADHDDRVVPLHSLKYIATVQHVVGRSRQQKNPLLIRIDTKSGHGAGKPTTKVIEEESDILAFVAETLHLDWVE; from the exons ATGAGCTGGCCAGTTTTCGGCAATTCGTTATTCAAACCAGCGCCGACAGCAAGTCCTTACCCCGAGGGGATTATGGATCAACCTGAGCTTTTGGCTGAAATCCTTCCAACTGAGTCACGTGGACTGTGGaaaatgtttcatcaccctacagTGGCTGGTCAGAGAATG GTGGATGATTATCATGGGATTAAGGTACCAGATCCTTATGCCTGGCTTGAAGATCCTAACAGTGAACAGACCAAG GCATTTGTGGAAGCCCAGAACAAGCTAACAATGCCTTTCCTGGAAAAGTGCACAGTCAAGAACAAGCTCAAGGAGCGGATGACTGAACTATTTGACTACCCCAAATATGGCTGCCCTTGCAGGAAAGGGAAGCG GTATTTTTACTTCCACAACTCTGGACTACAGAACCAGTATGTGTTGTATGTCCAGGATTCCCTGGATGGAGAGGCTCGAGTGTTTTTGGATCCTAACAAATTGTCCGAGGATGGGACTGTGGCCTTAACGA TGCTGGCATTCTCCGATGACGATGAGTACTTGGCGTATGGACTCAGCAAGAGTGGCTCTGATTGGATCACAATCAAATTTCTGAAGGTTGAAGGTCCTGAAGATCTACCAGACACTCTAGAAAAGGTGAAGTTTAGCTGCCTGTCCTGGACTCACGATGGGAAAGGTGTCTTCTATAACCGGTACCCTGAGCAAGACGGCAGTACAGATG GCACTGAAACCACATCTAACATTCATCAGAAACTTTACTACCATGTGCTTGGCACTGACCAGTCAGAGGATATCCTGTGTGCAGAATTCCCAGATAATCCCAAATGGAGCGGAGGAGCCAAG GTTTCTGATGATGGTCGCTATGTAGGGTTATATATTCGAGATGGTTGTCAACCTAAGAACCAGGTCTGGTACTGCGATCTGCACCTGCTACCAAATGGCATAACTG GCCTCTTACCTTGGGTTAAACTGATCGACAACTTTGATGCAGAGTACAGTTACATTACAAATGAAGGGCCCGTGTTCACATTCAGGACTAACCTTGATGCCCCTCGCTACCGAGTTCTCAACATTAACCTCGAGCAGCCAGCTCCTTCACAATGGAAGCAGCTTATTCCCCAGCACCCGAAGGATGTCTTGG ATTGGGCAACGTGCGTTAATTACAAATACCTGGTCGTCGACTACTTAAAGGATGTGAAGGACATCCTCCAGCTGTATGACCTTGCTACCGGAACCTTCCTTAAAGACCTCCCATTAGATGTTGGCAGCATTGGTGGATACAGTGGGCGAAAGAAGAACACAGAAATCTTCTATAAGTTCACCTCCTATCTGGCACCAG GAATCATCTACCACtgtgacctgatgaaggaaatTCTTGAACCCAAAGTTTTCAGGGAGGTGGAGATCAAAGGTTTCAATTTCTCTGAATATCAGACAGTTCAG GTTTTTTACTCCAGTAAAGATGGGACTAAGATCCCAATGTTTATTGTCCACAAGAAAGGTATCAAACGAGATGGTTCCCATCCAGTATTCCTGCATGGCTATGGAGGATTCAATCATTCACTAACTCCCTGCTACAA CGTTGCATACCTGATTTTTGTTCGGCACCTGGGTGGGATCCTTGCTGTGGCCAATATACGAGGAGGAGGAGAGTATGGAGAAAATTGGTACCAAG CTGGGATCCTGGGCAAGAAGCAGAAAGGTTTCGATGATTTCCAGTGTGCAGCGGAGTACCTGATCCAGGAGGGGTACACGTGCAAAGAGAAACTCACCATCAATGGAGGCTCCAATGGGGGCCTGTTGGTCG GAGCGTGTGTGAACCAGCGACCTGATCTGTTTGGTTGTGCAGTTGTTGAGGTCGGTGTGATGGACATGCTCAAATTCCACAAATATACCATTGGCCATGCCTGGACCTCTGACTATGGCAGTTCCGATAACAAGGAGCAGTTCGATTGGTTGATTAA GTATTCTCCCCTCCATAATGTCAAGGTACCAGAGGGAGGGGTCCAATACCCAGCCATGTTGCTGCTGACTGCTGATCATGATGACCGTGTGGTGCCCCTTCACTCTCTGAAGTACATTGCCACAGTGCAGCACGTGGTTGGGCGCAGTCGCCAACAGAAAAACCCTCTCCTAATCAGGATTGACACCAAATCGGGACATGGAGCTGGAAAACCCACTACCAAGGTGATCGAGGAAGAGTCAGACATCTTAGCCTTTGTGGCTGAGACCCTGCATTTGGACTGGGTGGAGTGA